In Arthrobacter sp. CDRTa11, one DNA window encodes the following:
- a CDS encoding helix-turn-helix domain-containing protein: MTAPERPPAAYVHGIGAPVVIVPARVCAWLERHASLNEVRVENRGVDPEVDAVLVALRVAALTWRTSATGTPVAAKPEAATDLNQWLSTTQAADILYITDRAVRLAISDKRLPATSVNGRWRITREDVQHFAAAKAAQAA, encoded by the coding sequence GTGACAGCCCCGGAACGCCCACCAGCGGCTTATGTTCACGGCATCGGCGCCCCGGTCGTCATTGTGCCGGCGCGGGTCTGTGCATGGCTGGAACGGCACGCCAGCCTCAACGAGGTGCGTGTGGAGAACCGCGGCGTGGATCCCGAAGTTGACGCCGTCCTCGTCGCCCTCCGCGTAGCCGCACTCACCTGGCGGACTTCCGCCACCGGAACACCCGTAGCGGCAAAACCGGAAGCAGCCACAGACTTAAATCAATGGCTCAGCACCACACAAGCCGCTGACATCCTCTACATCACAGACAGGGCAGTCCGCCTCGCAATCAGCGACAAACGGCTCCCCGCCACCTCCGTCAACGGGCGGTGGCGCATCACCCGAGAAGACGTTCAACACTTCGCCGCGGCCAAAGCCGCCCAAGCAGCATAA